The following are from one region of the Kwoniella dendrophila CBS 6074 chromosome 6, complete sequence genome:
- a CDS encoding pre-mRNA-splicing factor CWC21, giving the protein MYGNVGLLSARGSGTNGYVSRNTAHLKIRDGPPNGPYGSSGQGKYNDFDDSRSGPPVHRAPDQGILEHERKRRIEVKVMELRDEMEEQGLEEDAIEEACDALRTKLSSANLPGPRSRPTDTHSIAAAKEVEMSRMQRALGVSSDHVEGKAFQRETEEERAARLAERAERDKARIEAALQREKEAENRKKEWEEKERLRRREEYKRQQEASRPRPRDSPPPRRRDDSPPPPRRGRDQSPARRRPRSPSDSRSPPPARRRRSPSDSRSPSPPPRRRRSPSERSPSPPPRRAARRYSSSPPRGKASASPPPRRARSPDSRDRSTGRGRSDSRSTSPPARRRRYSSDSRSPPPKRARADSEESGTPRSVRSLTPEPSKKRVEEYSPRR; this is encoded by the exons ATGTACGGTAACGTAGGATTACTCTCAGCAAGAGGAAG TGGAACAAACGGTTATGTTTCTCGAAATACTGCACACTTGAAAATCCGAGATGGACCACCAAATGGACCATATGGTAGTTCAGGTCAAGGTAAATACAATGATTTCGACGATTCAAGATCTGGTCCACCTGTACATCGGGCACCTGATCAAGGTATCTTAGAGCATGAACGGAAAAGAAGGATAGAAGTTAAAGTGATGGAATTGAGGGACGAGATGGAAGAGCAAGG GCTCGAGGAAGATGCAATAGAAGAAGCATGTGATGCGTTACGTACAAAGTTATCTTCTGCCAATTTACCTGGACCTCGAAGTCGACCAACGGATACACATTCTATAGCAGCTGctaaagaagtagaaatgTCAAGGATGCAACGTGCTTTAGGTGTTTCATCAGACCATGTTGAAGGAAAAGCTTTTCAACGTgagactgaagaagaaagagctgctagattagctgaaagagcagaaaggGATAAAGCTAGAATTGAAGCTGCTTTACAACgagagaaagaagctgaaaaccGAAAGAAGGAATgggaagagaaagaaagattgagaagaagagaggAATATAAAAG ACAACAAGAAGCATCACGACCTCGACCAAGAGATAGTCCACcacctagaagaagagatgattcACCTCCTCCGCCTCGTCGTGGGCGAGACCAGTCGCCTGCTAGACGAAGACCTCGTTCGCCTTCTGATTCACGATCGCCCCCTCCTGCTCGAAGACGTCGCTCTCCGTCTGACTCtcgatcaccttcaccaccacctcgtCGACGTCGATCTCCATCTgaaagatcaccttcacctccacctcgaCGCGCTGCTCGTCGTTATAGCTCATCTCCACCTCGAGGGAAAGCATCAGCTTCTCCTCCACCTAGAAGAGCGAGGTCACCTGATTCTCGAGATCGAAGCACaggtagaggaagaagtgATTCAAGGTCAACTTCACCTCCAGCTAGACGAAGGAGGTATTCATCAGATTCCagatcacctccacctaaaaGAGCTAGAGCtgattcagaagaaagtGGTACACCTCGAAGTGTTAGAAGCCTTACACCTGAGCCAAGTAAGAAAAGGGTAGAAGAGTACAGTCCCAGGCGATAG
- a CDS encoding hydroxymethylglutaryl-CoA synthase, translating to MAEFDILARAQNVGILGLEMYFPKRCISEDALEDFDGVSKGKYTIGLGQKYMAFTDDKEDINSVALTVVSSLLKKYNVDPKSIGRLDVGTETLIDKSKATKTLLMDLFEPSGNTDIEGIDNKNACYGSTAALFNAVNWIQSESWDGRNAIVMCGDIAIYKEGSARPVGGMGACAMLIGPNAPLVIEPVHGTHIANTWDFYKPDLSAEYPTVDGPWTIVAYLGALDAAYSAYVEKAKQSRARAAKKLSLASVSAAVSEIAGAAKTFVNGINGETTNGVNGHAQNGVDASDEGISQFDYVCLHSPYGKLVQKGHARMFYNDYVRNPTSPKFANVPETVSTEKTKTYTDKVVEKTFIGVAAEHYKSAVVPGSDCVQRCGNMYTASLYGALASVIASAPEGLETGKRIGMYAFGSGCAASFYALRVNGSTKEIAEKLQLKERLASMDVRPCEEYVTALKLREENHNAVKYTPQGSIENIWPGAYYLEGVDELYRRTYATRS from the exons ATGGCAGAATTCGATATCTTAGCTAGAGCTCAAAATGTTGGTATCTTAGGTTTAGAGATGTACTTCCCAAAGAGA TGTATCTCTGAAGATGCTCTCGAGGATTTTGACGGTGtatcaaaaggaaaatacACCATTGGTTTAGGTCAAAAGTACATGGCTTTCACCGATGACAA AGAGGATATCAATTCTGTTGCTCTCACTG TCGTATCATCTTTACTCAAAAAATACAATGTagatccaaaatcaatcGGACGATTAGATGTTGGTACAGAAacattgattgataaatcaaaagcaACCAAAACACTTTTAATGGATTTATTTGAACCATCAGGAAATACAGATATTGAAGGTATCGATAATAAAAATGCTTGTTACGGTTCAACTGCAGCTTTATTCAATGCTGTAAATTGGATTCAATCTGAATCTTGGGATGGTAGAAATGCTATTGTAATGTGTGGTGATATTGCAATTTACAAAGAAGGTTCAGCAAGACCTGTAGGTGGTATGGGTGCTTGTGCTATGTTAATTGGTCCAAATGCTCCTTTGGTAATTGAAC CTGTTCACGGTACTCACATCGCCAACACTTGGGATTTCTACAAACCTGATCTTTCTGCCGAATAC CCAACTGTTGACGGTCCATGGACAATTGTCGCTTACCTCGGTGCTCTCGATGCCGCCTACTCAGCTTACGTTGAGAAAGCCAAACAATCAAGAGCACGAGCAGCCAAGAAACTTTCTCTCGCTTCAGTTTCCGCCGCTGTTTCAGAAATTGCCGGTGCCGCTAAAACTTTCGTCAATGGTATCAACGGTGAAACTACAAATGGTGTTAACGGTCATGCTCAAAACGGTGTAGATGCTTCAGATGAAGGAATCTCTCAATTCGACTATGTCTGTTTACACAG TCCTTACGGTAAACTCGTACAAAAAGGTCATGCTCGTATGTTCTACAAC GATTACGTCAGAAACCCAACATCACCAAAATTCGCCAATGTACCTGAAACCGTATCAACCGAAAAAACAAAGACCTACACCGATAAAGTAGTGGAAAAGACATTCATTGGAGTCGCAGCTGAACATTACAAATCTGCTGTTGTACCTGGATCAGATTGTGTTCAAAGATGTGGTAATATGTACACCGCTTCATTATACGGTGCTTTAGCAAGTGTGATTGCTAGTGCACCGGAAGGATTAGAG ACTGGTAAACGAATCGGAATGTACGCTTTCGGTTCAGGTTGTGCTGCTTCTTTCTACGCTTTGAGAGTCAATGGATCTACCAAGGAAATTGCCGAGAAATTACAACTTAAAGAAAGACTTGCTTCTATGGATGTAAGACCATGTGAAGAATACGTTACTGCtttgaaa CTCCGAGAAGAAAACCACAACGCCGTGAAATACACACCACAAGGATCGATTGAAAATATCTGGCCAGGTGCTTATTACcttgaaggtgtagatgaatTATACAGAAGAACTTATGCTACTAGATCTTAA